A stretch of DNA from Lotus japonicus ecotype B-129 chromosome 4, LjGifu_v1.2:
tccaaagttgaagaaggacaagaagccaaagaagcacttcaagacgaagaagagtctgatggtgacatttgatgaatcagagtcagaggatgttgactctgatggtgaagtccaaggactcatggcgattatcaaagacaaggaagcagagtcaaagagagttgttgactctgactcagaatcagaaggagatcctaactcagacgatgaaaatgaggtattcgcttctttctctacctctgaactgaaacatgcattgtctgatattatggataagtataactccttattgtctaagcataagaagctgaaaaagaacttatctgctgtttccaagactccttctgaacatgagaaaattatttctgatttgaaaaatgataatcatgctttgatcaattctaactctgtgcttaagaaccagattgctaagttagaagaaattgttgcctgtgatgcctctgattgtagaaatgaatctaagtatgaaaagtcttttcaaagattcctagctaaaagcgtggatagaagcttaatggcttcaatgatctatggcgtaagcagaaatggaatgcatggcattggctattctaaaccaattagaaatgagccctctgtgtctaaagctaaatccttgtatgaatgctttgttccctctggtaccatattgcctgatcctgtacctgctaaagttgctaaaaaccctcttaaaaagggatctttctctatgactaaatatcatgcaaatattcctttaaaatatcatgttgagacacccaaggtgatcagaacctctggggtaactaacaagagaggacccagaaagtgggtacctaaggacaagattatctatgttgcagatatccttgatagctccactgaaacaccaatcatggtatctggacagtggatgctcgcgtcacatgacgggagaaaggcgtatgttccgagagctgaaacttaagcctggaggcgaagttggctttggaggaaatgaaaagggtaaaactgttggtactggtactatttgtgtagatagtagtccatgcattgataatgtgttattggtagacggcttaacacataacttattgtctataagtcaattagctgacaagggttatgatgttatattcaatcaaaagtcctgccgggctgtaagtcagatcgatggctctgttctgtttaacagcaagaggaagaacaacatttataagatcagattatctgagttggaggctcagaatgtgaagtgccttctgtctgttaatgaagagcagtgggtatggcatagacggttagggcatgccagtatgagaaagatttctcagctgagcaagctaaaccttgtcaggggcttacccaatctgaagttcgcttcagacgctctttgtgaagcatgtcagaaaggaaaattcacaaaagtccctttcaaggcaaagaatgttgtctcaacctcaaggccgttggaacttctgcatatcgacctttttggaccagtgaaaactgagtctataggtggcaagagatatgggatggttatcgttgatgactatagccgctggacatgggtaaagtttctaacccgcaaggatgagtctcatgctgtgttctctaccttcattgctcaagtgcaaaatgTAAGACCCGgggatttatttatgttttgtattattgaagaataatataaagtacGATGTTTTATTTTCAGTAAGGAGAAAATACTGATTAATTGTTACTATAACGCTTGTATAGTAATTTATtacgtaattaattattacgTAAAGCGCGAGTAGTCGATATGCATGCATGCACATGCATAATTTTGGGTAGTGCATAAAATATGCAAAAAGGGAATTTTCGAGACTCATATCTATTATATTGGAGGaggagttttatttatttattaaataaatataaagtgttatgggaatttatttaaatcagatttttattttgaattaatttattttgagaagataggatttgaaaattggagatatactttttttttatgttggcCGAAAATTTGGTTTAAAAGGGCAAATATATTGGAGATATTTTATAATGAAATAAATGCTTTGGGTcatctttattttaaaaaataaaaataataaattcagattttatttaaactaatatggaaggtttttaatttttgaaaattggttaaggagagagagagtggccGAAAACTCTAGTTGCTAGGGTTTAGggctttattttgaaatttaaaccaATTTTCCTTGATTTGAGGGTTTAATTgaagagaaaatcagaaaaatatccTAACTACCTAGATGAGGGGGGCGGCCAAGGCATCTTGGAGGGGATCTtgggatattttgatttttcttggtgattaagtaattaatttgaattaaagtttattaaaattatattttaacccTGGGCTTGGGCTGAAAATAAGGgttttattgtattttcacCTCCACAccctccactataaataggagtctctagtgcagggaaaatcacaactcagagctctccaaatttttgtgagtctctatctctccctctccagagttcttcttgacctctataggaaataattcctatagtaactaagctctgcttccttcgggaagtagtgaactcaagtattttttcttcttgtttacaagaagaagatgaaatattgtttggttttaggggatggggtccgaatatttgaaggggggaaatgatgctcctttttccttcaaattctaaccctagtttgttggtccgtgcaggttcgcgcacggaaaggttagatcgaacgtactcgatctcgcgtggaaagcgtagccaaggtgagggcacttccgtctagagaagtcttactgctttcctgcatgtgaagttgtatgcgagtgtggttgataacatgcttagtattagtattcaatattatgctaagtgatgatatgatgtatgatttattactaagttaatatgataaattcttagtatgctatagaactagttagttgatgtatgctagttcaagtatgccttatttgctaagtgaaattatgcatgatgttatttaatttcaataacatgagataaaatgcctgtctatttacttgaagtagtaacatgagactaggattttatgatgtttactcgcatgcaagtaaattatgattagtggaacataggtctggttaggactatgaaccatgagaacagtggttccgttagagacaaaacggataacttgcacgcgagggtgaatgcggtttgaaccgtgatgttatgacttgtgggtgtctgacccatggtgtgctgtggtcgttccaaggaacgccatgatgttgtgagctttgctcatggtgttgttcgtctgctggacgaatggtgttggatccaaggtgaaaggtggttgtgtgaaaagtgaggacgcatagactaagtgaaacttaggctatgtgattaaccttttagttatgttctgttgattaatgatgatattatattgtctataacatgctagagactagagatatttgagagtcagaagttgaccctctctatttgctatttgtcgtttgggcgcttaacgccaacagatggtgatccggaaggagctagtggatcaggactgggagatttATCTCCATAGTTTTGATGAGGACACGGCCTGGGGTGTCGACTACCGCCAGGAGAAGAACGTGTACGTCGGCGGCGCGACCATCTTCAAAAGAGACCAAGCTGGGCAGATTGTTGAGACTCAGCCTATCAGAGGGAAGATTCGGTTTCCTCACGCACCCTTCCGTTTTGGACTCCCCTTAGGGATGGATTTTCTCAGCGGTTCGGAGTCGGACCCTAGTGAGGGGCCAGGCTACGAGTCAGGCGAGGGGAGCGAGCCTTCAGTGACTTCCGAGTACCGGAATCCGACAGAGGGACTTTTGGTGCCGAAGGAGGAGCCGGTGAGCCCCATTGCACCACCCGAGCAAGAGCTGAATCAGGGACTCATGGATCCCGTACCATTAGGGTTTGGGTGGAgcttggaggcattgaggcagtggaacctggacatgaaagttgagcttccgaagccaggagaggagacgccggagccttccaacatgtgggccagagaagatgcagactgcaacgagtggccttgattgggttgagagcgctgttttatttttggagcttttattttactttgaagtacttgtagttgattttcaaatgtaaacaattttgtcagattactagggtggttttgtttacacacatgggtgtggccaccgtacattatttcagttattggatttatatcaatcgttcgttttccttactcgcacgtttgtttatttgatttatatttaacgctgagaactttcgtaataattggatctttgtcatttaatgaagattaataaatggacggcgaaaattctttgtgaaaatcatgatttttggtttttcgtgacgtccgagaaatcggggcgttacattgtggtatcagagctccggttgagaaaccagagcactaagggttttgggcttacgagtttccgaactcgtggtgttttgtttgataaatgtgttttcaaaacttcgcggtgagattgggtagacttgtttgctaagatgtttgaagTGTGATCTTATTTGGAGTGGAGTATCAATGCCATGATGCTTTGGTTGAAAGTTTTTACTGTTAGATGATCTCTCTGACTGAGGAACTGACGTTTGGTTGTGGTTTTATCAACAAGCAGGTTTGACATCATGCCTCCTAGACAGGACCCAACTAACGCTCAGCTCGCTCAGGCCATGGCTCAATTGGCCCAAGTGGTGACTCAGCAGGCCAATGCTAGTGTTACGATGGCCGCTGCCCAAGCACAGAGAGAGGCTGAAGAACATGCCAGAAGGGCGCAGAGGTTGGAACGGGAGCTGAACCAGGATCAGGTCAGGATGAGAACTGATTTCAATCGGCAGAACCCGCCAAAGTTTGAAGGGGAAGTTGAACCCGAGaaagcggatctttggatcCAAGAGCTGGAAAAGATTTTTGAAGCTTTGCACACAACTGATGGAGAGAAGGTGAATCTCGCTACCTTCATGCTGAAAGGGGATgcagagtactggtggaggagcACCAGGCTGTTGATGACGACTAACCAGGTGGCTATTACCTGGGATTCATTCAAAACAGCTTTTATGAACAAGTACTTTCCAGAGACTGCAAGAGATGATATGGAGAACCGTTTCCTCAGactgaaacaaggaagcatgactGTTGGGGAATATGCAGCCAAGCTGGAGAGTCTGTCGAAGTACTTTCGCTTCTTCCGAGAACAAGTTGATGAAGGGTATCTCTGCAACCGTTTCATGATTGGTTTGAGGGATGAAATTGAGGAGTCCGTCAGACCTTTGGGAGTCAGAGTCTTTCAACAACTGGTTGAGAAGTCTCGCGAGGTTGAGGTCATGAAGAATCGTCGAGGGAACCGACAGGAAAGTGGAGGGCCAATCAGGTCTGGTCAGAAACAAGCTGGGAAGACTGAAAAGGGTAGGGCTGGtcagaagaagccttatcagaaTGCAACTGGTAGGACATCATCTACCAAAGTCGGAGCAAATACTCCGAGAGAAGATGTTACTTGTTTCAAGTGTAATGAGaaagggcactatgccaatgaatGTGGGAAAGAGATTACTTGCTGGAAGTGCCAGAAGACGGGGCACATCTCGACAAATTGTCCTGATGCGCCAAAAGCTGAACCTGTGTTGAATACGGCAAGGGGGAGACGTCCAGTTGCTAAGGGACGTGTCTTTGCTGTTACTGGCAAGCAAGCTGAGGGTGTTGAAGATCTTATTCAGGGTACGTGTACTATTGCTGGTATCTCcttgatggttttgtttgattCGGGTGCTACGCACTCGTTTATATCTGATGAGTGTGCGAAGAAAATAGGGTTGCTAACCTCAGAGTTACTTTTCGATATGGTGGTGACAACCCCTGCTGCCGATCGCTTAGTTACTCGCACGGCATGCTTGAAATGTCCGTTGGTttacgaggatcggaagttccttgcaaaccttatatgtttagggcttaaagagctcgatgtgattctggggatggactggttggcgcaatatcatgttcttttggattgtgctaacaagGCCGTGGTATTTCCGGATTCAGGCGTTACGGATTATTTGAATTCGTACCATTTGAAGAAGGGTTCACCGGCGTTCGTGAACTCTatcgtggcggaagcaagaaacGATAGTGATGTACGGAACATCTCGATAGTGCAAGACTATGTGGATGTTTTTCCGGAGGATGTGCCCGGATTGCCACCAGTAAGGGAGACGGAGTTCTCCATTGACATCATGCCCGGCACGGGACCGATATCGATGGCGCCgtatcggatggcaccagcgGAATTGATGGAATTGGCAAAACAGTTGGATGATCTCTCTTCAAAGGGATTTATTCGACCGAGTGTGtctccttggggagcgccagtgttgttggtaaagaagaaggacgggaggtccaggttgtgtgtagattaccgacaactaaacaaggtgacagtgaagaatcgttatccgatgcctcggatagacgacttgatggaCCAACTTCGGGGAGcagttgttttctcgaagattgatctGAAATCAGGGTATCACCAGATTCGGGTGAAGGAGGC
This window harbors:
- the LOC130715704 gene encoding uncharacterized protein LOC130715704; its protein translation is MVIRKELVDQDWEIYLHSFDEDTAWGVDYRQEKNVYVGGATIFKRDQAGQIVETQPIRGKIRFPHAPFRFGLPLGMDFLSGSESDPSEGPGYESGEGSEPSVTSEYRNPTEGLLVPKEEPVSPIAPPEQELNQGLMDPVPLGFGWSLEALRQWNLDMKVELPKPGEETPEPSNMWAREDADCNEWP
- the LOC130712587 gene encoding uncharacterized protein LOC130712587 yields the protein MPPRQDPTNAQLAQAMAQLAQVVTQQANASVTMAAAQAQREAEEHARRAQRLERELNQDQVRMRTDFNRQNPPKFEGEVEPEKADLWIQELEKIFEALHTTDGEKVNLATFMLKGDAEYWWRSTRLLMTTNQVAITWDSFKTAFMNKYFPETARDDMENRFLRLKQGSMTVGEYAAKLESLSKYFRFFREQVDEGYLCNRFMIGLRDEIEESVRPLGVRVFQQLVEKSREVEVMKNRRGNRQESGGPIRSGQKQAGKTEKGRAGQKKPYQNATGRTSSTKVGANTPREDVTCFKCNEKGHYANECGKEITCWKCQKTGHISTNCPDAPKAEPVLNTARGRRPVAKGRVFAVTGKQAEGVEDLIQGVTDYLNSYHLKKGSPAFVNSIVAEARNDSDVRNISIVQDYVDVFPEDVPGLPPVRETEFSIDIMPGTGPISMAPYRMAPAELMELAKQLDDLSSKGFIRPSVSPWGAPVLLVKKKDGRSRLCVDYRQLNKVTVKNRYPMPRIDDLMDQLRGAVVFSKIDLKSGYHQIRVKEADIQKTAFRTRYGHYEYLVMPFGVTNAPAVFMDYMNRVFRPFLDKFVVVFIDDILIYSKSKEEHEEHLRQVLEVLRKKELYANGGKCEFWMEEVKFLGHVISRKGVAVDPSKIESVLAWEQPKTASDIRSFVGLAGYYRRFVKDYAKLTAPLTHLTKKDQPFAWTEKCEASFQEMKKRLTTAPHCVGQRPEVYLAFLGSFAAGFGNQVEIEFRLSSTDGWANREDHPILGGFAKILCAGSQRQLG